The bacterium sequence CCACGCTGAGCGGCGGGCGTCCCTGCCGCGCCGACCGAGGCAGTCTAGCAAATGGCGGCGCCATCTGGAAGAGGCGCGCTGCGCAATCGCCGCACGGGGCGCGGGCGCCTTGCCGCAGGCCCCCGCGATCTGCTAGCCTCTCGGCGCCTGCCTTCTCCCCCACGACCTGGAGTTACCATGCCCGCCCCCGCGGACGCGCTCGAGATCCTGCTCGGCCACAGCCCCGACCCCGACGACGCCTTCATGTTCTATGGCCTCGCCAAGGGCCACGTGGACGCGGGGCCCTATCGCTTCACGCACATCCTCCAGGACATCGAGACGCTCAACCGCCGCGCGCTGGCCGGCGAGCTGCACATCAGCGCCGTGTCGATCCACGCCTACGCCTTCTTGCAGGACAAGTACGCGCTGCTCGCCTGCGGCGCGAGCATGGGCGACGGCTACGGCCCCATGCTCGTGGCGCGGCCGGGCCTCACGCTCGCCGAGGCCACGCGGCGCAAGATCGCCGTGCCCGGCACGCTGACCAGCGCCTTCCTCGCCCTGCGTCTGGCGATCGGCGACTTCGACTACGCCGTGCTGCCCTTTGATCGTATCTCCAGCGCTGTTGCAGACGGTGAATACGACGCGGGGCTCATCATCCACGAGGGGCAGCTCACCTACGCGAGCGAGGGGCTGGCCCTGCTGCTCGACCTCGGTGTCTGGTGGGGCGCCGAAACCGGCGGCCTGCCGCTGCCCCTCGGCGGCAACGCCGTGCGCCGCGATCTCGGCCCGGCGCGTATGCGCGAGCTGAACGGGATTCTCAAGGCGAGCATCGCCTACGGGCTCGCGCACCGCGACGAGGCGGTGGCCTACGCGCTCGGCTTCGGCCGCGGGCTGGACCTCGGCCTCGCCGACCGCTTCGTGGGGATGTACGTCA is a genomic window containing:
- a CDS encoding ABC transporter substrate-binding protein, whose product is MPAPADALEILLGHSPDPDDAFMFYGLAKGHVDAGPYRFTHILQDIETLNRRALAGELHISAVSIHAYAFLQDKYALLACGASMGDGYGPMLVARPGLTLAEATRRKIAVPGTLTSAFLALRLAIGDFDYAVLPFDRISSAVADGEYDAGLIIHEGQLTYASEGLALLLDLGVWWGAETGGLPLPLGGNAVRRDLGPARMRELNGILKASIAYGLAHRDEAVAYALGFGRGLDLGLADRFVGMYVNALTLDYGERGRRSIALFLERAHQRGYLERPIAVEFIS